From Streptomyces sp. CMB-StM0423, a single genomic window includes:
- the ssd gene encoding septum site-determining protein Ssd, which produces MWSGGLLDGGLWGGAGGRPRGGGLVRAGVTGPGAVARGVSVRRSPVRGAGVRVAWGPRAGGSGPGAGGRTGGAGGSSGGEGSASAGAGDGAGGRPLVVTEDEDLLDDLLRLCAAAGTQAEVSHAPGRQDWGAAPLVLVGDDSAGRLAAGRARRDGVVLVGRDQDDPGVWERAVAVGAEQVVVLPDGETALVDRIADAAEGVGAQARTVGVVGGRGGAGASTLACALAVTAARAGRRTVLVDADPLGGGLDVLLGGEEAEGLRWPAFASSRGRIGGAALEESLPRLHGLRLLSWDRGGGEAGAAPVAPEAMRSVLAAARRRGGVVVVDLPRRVDEPVAEALAQVDVGLLVVPAELRAVAAAHRVADAVRMVLGDLRVVVRGPTRGGLMAEDVAELLRLPLAGELPADPGLSQAAETGAPPPGSRPRTPLSRFCTDFWARALPGASTEGAAV; this is translated from the coding sequence GTGTGGAGCGGTGGGCTGCTGGACGGCGGGCTATGGGGCGGCGCGGGCGGGCGGCCGCGGGGCGGCGGGCTCGTGCGGGCCGGGGTTACGGGGCCGGGGGCTGTGGCTCGCGGGGTTTCCGTACGTCGCTCGCCGGTGCGCGGGGCCGGGGTGCGGGTCGCCTGGGGGCCCCGGGCCGGTGGGTCCGGGCCCGGGGCTGGAGGGCGGACGGGCGGTGCCGGTGGCTCGTCCGGGGGTGAGGGGAGCGCGTCCGCCGGTGCCGGCGACGGTGCCGGGGGGCGGCCGCTGGTCGTCACGGAGGACGAGGACCTTCTCGACGACCTGCTGCGCCTCTGCGCCGCGGCGGGCACGCAGGCGGAGGTCTCGCACGCGCCGGGCCGGCAGGACTGGGGCGCGGCGCCGCTGGTGCTGGTCGGGGACGACAGCGCCGGGCGGCTGGCGGCGGGGCGGGCCCGGCGGGACGGGGTGGTGCTCGTCGGCCGGGATCAGGACGACCCGGGGGTGTGGGAGCGGGCGGTCGCGGTCGGGGCGGAGCAGGTGGTCGTGCTGCCGGACGGCGAGACGGCGCTGGTGGACCGGATCGCCGACGCCGCGGAGGGAGTCGGCGCGCAGGCCCGCACGGTCGGCGTCGTCGGCGGCCGGGGCGGTGCCGGGGCGTCCACGCTGGCCTGCGCGCTTGCGGTGACCGCGGCGCGGGCCGGGCGGCGCACGGTGCTGGTCGACGCGGATCCGCTGGGCGGCGGGCTCGATGTGCTGCTCGGCGGTGAGGAGGCGGAGGGGCTGCGCTGGCCGGCCTTCGCTTCGTCGCGGGGGCGGATCGGCGGGGCGGCGCTGGAGGAGTCGCTGCCGCGGCTCCATGGCCTGCGGCTGCTGAGCTGGGACCGTGGCGGCGGCGAGGCGGGGGCGGCGCCGGTGGCGCCGGAGGCGATGCGCTCGGTGCTGGCGGCGGCGCGCCGGCGGGGCGGGGTGGTCGTGGTCGACCTGCCGCGGCGGGTGGACGAGCCGGTGGCGGAGGCCTTGGCCCAGGTGGACGTGGGGCTGCTGGTGGTGCCGGCGGAGCTGCGCGCGGTCGCGGCGGCGCACCGGGTGGCGGACGCGGTGCGGATGGTGCTGGGCGATCTGCGGGTGGTGGTCCGGGGCCCGACGCGGGGCGGGTTGATGGCAGAGGACGTTGCCGAGCTGCTGCGCCTCCCGCTGGCGGGTGAACTCCCGGCGGATCCTGGCCTGTCGCAGGCCGCCGAGACCGGCGCGCCGCCGCCGGGCAGCCGCCCGCGTACGCCGCTGTCCCGCTTCTGCACGGACTTCTGGGCCCGGGCCCTGCCGGGTGCGAGCACGGAGGGGGCGGCGGTATGA
- a CDS encoding DEAD/DEAH box helicase → MDANEWRDANEPGAAPAAAGTRPGHVPGARSGAPHVTPAGPPDGALPGTADRTTADGTAAGPAHVTPRTALRRLAAREDRAARITHTEHLPPRGGRHADWPAGIRPEVIDAIEAAGIGRPWAHQARMAAYALAGDSVIAATGTASGKSLAYLAPVLSAALDGSEAPNGRGATALYVAPTKALAADQLRAVKTLAAPLGKAVRPAVYDGDTPTEEREWVRLYANLVLTNPDMLHRGILPAHSRWSSFLRALRYVVIDECHTYRGVFGSHVAQVVRRLRRLCARYGADPVFLLASATAAEPGQSAERLTGRAVAEVTDDASPRGEVAFALWEPPLTELHGERGAPVRRTATAECAELLTDLAIADVRTVAFVRSRRGAELVAMIAQDRLAAVDRALADRVAAYRGGYLADERRALEAALQSGELLGLAATSALELGVDVSGLDAVLIAGYPGTRASLWQQAGRAGRSGQGALAVLVARDDPLDTYLVHHPEALFRRPVESTVLDPDNPYVLAPHLCAAAAELPLTDADFTGDSACFGAEAAGLLPQLADRGLLRRRGTGPGAAWHWTRRERACDLTDIRGGGGRPVDVVEDGTGRLLGTVDAAASHTTVHEGAVHLHQGRTYVVRTLDLEDNVALVERADPPYTTVARDTTSVSVLETGREIPWGDARLCFGSVEVTNHVVSFLRRRLITGEIMGETKLDLPPRTLRTRAVWWTVTDDQLDAADIAQEQLGGALHAAEHAAIGMLPLFATCDRWDIGGVSVPLHGDTLLPTVFVYDGHPGGAGFAERAFGVARDWLGATRAAIAACECDSGCPSCVQSPKCGNGNDPLDKAAAVRLLTTLLREAGEGAEPAAAEAQPEAADAS, encoded by the coding sequence ATGGACGCGAACGAGTGGAGGGACGCGAACGAGCCGGGGGCAGCCCCCGCGGCCGCCGGCACCCGGCCGGGGCACGTGCCCGGCGCGCGCTCTGGCGCACCGCACGTCACACCGGCAGGACCGCCCGACGGCGCACTGCCCGGCACGGCCGACCGCACGACGGCGGACGGCACTGCGGCCGGTCCGGCGCATGTCACGCCACGCACCGCGCTGCGCCGGCTCGCCGCCCGGGAGGACCGCGCCGCTCGCATCACTCATACGGAGCACCTGCCCCCGCGCGGCGGGCGCCATGCCGACTGGCCTGCCGGCATCCGTCCCGAGGTGATCGACGCCATCGAGGCGGCCGGAATCGGGCGGCCGTGGGCGCACCAGGCGCGGATGGCCGCGTACGCGCTCGCGGGCGACTCGGTGATCGCCGCAACCGGCACGGCGTCGGGCAAGTCCCTGGCGTATCTGGCGCCCGTGCTCAGCGCGGCGCTCGACGGCTCCGAGGCCCCCAACGGGCGGGGCGCGACGGCCCTGTACGTGGCGCCGACGAAGGCGCTGGCCGCCGACCAACTGCGCGCGGTCAAGACGCTGGCCGCCCCGCTCGGCAAGGCCGTCCGCCCGGCCGTCTACGACGGTGACACGCCCACCGAGGAACGCGAGTGGGTGCGCCTCTACGCCAACCTCGTCCTCACCAACCCCGACATGCTGCACCGCGGCATACTCCCGGCCCACTCCCGCTGGTCGTCCTTCCTGCGCGCGCTGCGCTACGTCGTGATCGACGAGTGCCACACCTACCGCGGCGTCTTCGGCTCCCACGTCGCCCAGGTGGTACGGCGGCTGCGCCGGCTCTGCGCGCGCTACGGCGCGGACCCGGTGTTCCTCCTCGCCTCCGCCACGGCGGCCGAGCCGGGGCAATCGGCGGAGCGGCTGACGGGGCGGGCCGTGGCGGAGGTCACGGACGACGCGTCGCCGCGGGGGGAGGTCGCCTTCGCGCTGTGGGAGCCGCCGCTGACGGAGCTGCACGGCGAGCGGGGCGCGCCGGTGCGGCGCACGGCCACGGCGGAGTGCGCTGAGCTGCTGACGGACCTGGCGATCGCGGACGTACGGACCGTCGCCTTCGTCCGCTCCCGGCGCGGCGCGGAGCTGGTCGCGATGATCGCCCAGGACCGGCTGGCGGCCGTCGACCGGGCGCTGGCCGACCGGGTCGCCGCCTACCGCGGCGGCTATCTGGCGGACGAACGGCGGGCCCTGGAGGCCGCGCTGCAGTCCGGCGAGCTGCTGGGGCTGGCCGCGACGTCCGCGCTGGAGCTGGGCGTCGACGTGTCGGGCCTGGACGCCGTGCTGATCGCCGGCTACCCCGGCACCCGGGCCTCGCTCTGGCAGCAGGCCGGGCGCGCGGGCCGGTCGGGGCAGGGCGCGCTGGCGGTGCTCGTCGCGCGGGACGACCCGCTGGACACATACCTGGTGCACCACCCGGAGGCGCTCTTCCGCCGCCCGGTGGAGTCCACGGTGCTGGACCCGGACAACCCGTACGTGCTCGCACCGCACCTGTGCGCCGCCGCCGCCGAACTGCCGCTGACCGACGCCGACTTCACCGGGGACTCCGCGTGCTTCGGCGCCGAAGCCGCCGGACTGCTGCCGCAGCTCGCCGACCGCGGGCTGCTGCGCCGCCGGGGCACAGGGCCCGGAGCCGCCTGGCACTGGACCCGGCGCGAACGGGCCTGCGACCTCACCGACATCCGCGGCGGGGGCGGCCGCCCCGTCGACGTCGTCGAGGACGGCACCGGCCGGCTGCTCGGCACCGTCGACGCCGCGGCCTCCCACACCACCGTCCACGAGGGCGCCGTCCACCTCCACCAGGGCCGCACCTACGTGGTCCGCACCCTGGACCTGGAGGACAACGTGGCGCTCGTGGAGCGCGCCGACCCCCCGTACACCACCGTCGCCCGCGACACCACCTCCGTCTCCGTGCTGGAGACCGGGCGCGAGATCCCGTGGGGCGACGCCCGGCTGTGCTTCGGGTCGGTCGAAGTCACCAACCACGTGGTCTCCTTCCTGCGCCGCCGGCTGATCACTGGCGAGATCATGGGCGAGACGAAGCTCGACCTCCCTCCGCGGACGCTGCGCACCCGCGCCGTCTGGTGGACCGTCACCGACGACCAGTTGGACGCGGCGGACATCGCCCAGGAGCAGTTGGGCGGCGCCCTGCACGCGGCGGAGCACGCCGCCATCGGCATGCTGCCGCTCTTCGCCACGTGCGACCGCTGGGACATCGGCGGCGTCTCCGTACCCCTGCACGGCGACACCCTGCTGCCGACCGTCTTCGTCTACGACGGCCACCCCGGCGGCGCCGGCTTCGCCGAACGCGCCTTCGGCGTCGCCCGCGACTGGCTCGGCGCGACCCGCGCCGCGATCGCCGCCTGCGAGTGCGACTCCGGCTGCCCGTCCTGCGTCCAGTCCCCGAAGTGCGGCAACGGGAACGACCCGCTGGACAAGGCAGCGGCGGTACGCCTGCTGACGACGCTGCTGCGGGAGGCAGGAGAGGGAGCGGAGCCCGCGGCCGCGGAGGCGCAGCCGGAGGCGGCGGACGCGAGCTGA
- a CDS encoding type II secretion system F family protein, with protein sequence MSGEVTAVAPACGAALCAGAAVVLAGGRRHAVRRARVLLGPPGSSVRAGQRWRVAAVVRTWGGRRELWCLPAGGAVALLGASWLPLLAGVVAVPLVGRRLRGRERRGAEALRAAAVIELCAAVAGGLRAGRQPAEALLAAAHGGPAGGPEVLAAARFGGDVPGALRSAAGAPGAQGLAGVAACWQVAAGGGAGLADGLDRVAAALRAERDEREELQAQLAGPRATALLLALLPCFGLLMGSALGAAPLRVLLHTPAGLVCLVAGGLLEWAGLAWVGRIVRGAHAC encoded by the coding sequence GTGAGCGGGGAGGTCACGGCGGTCGCGCCGGCGTGCGGCGCGGCGTTGTGCGCGGGGGCGGCCGTGGTGCTGGCCGGCGGGCGGAGGCACGCGGTGCGGAGGGCCCGGGTGTTGCTGGGGCCGCCGGGGAGCTCGGTGCGGGCGGGGCAGCGGTGGCGGGTGGCCGCGGTCGTACGGACGTGGGGTGGGCGACGCGAGTTGTGGTGCCTGCCGGCCGGGGGCGCGGTGGCGCTGCTGGGTGCGTCGTGGCTGCCGCTGCTCGCGGGGGTGGTGGCGGTGCCGCTCGTCGGGCGGCGGCTGCGTGGCCGGGAGCGGCGCGGTGCGGAGGCGCTCCGGGCGGCGGCCGTGATCGAGCTGTGCGCGGCGGTCGCGGGCGGGTTGCGGGCCGGGCGGCAGCCGGCCGAGGCGCTGCTCGCGGCGGCACACGGTGGGCCCGCGGGCGGTCCTGAGGTGCTGGCCGCCGCGCGGTTCGGCGGCGATGTGCCGGGCGCGCTGCGGTCGGCGGCCGGGGCGCCCGGTGCGCAGGGGCTGGCGGGTGTCGCCGCGTGCTGGCAGGTGGCAGCGGGCGGCGGTGCCGGACTGGCGGACGGGCTGGACCGGGTGGCGGCGGCGTTGCGCGCGGAGCGGGACGAACGGGAGGAGTTGCAGGCCCAGTTGGCGGGCCCGCGGGCGACGGCCCTGCTGCTGGCCCTGCTGCCCTGCTTCGGGCTGCTGATGGGCTCGGCGCTCGGCGCCGCGCCGCTGCGGGTGCTGCTGCACACGCCCGCGGGGCTGGTCTGCCTGGTGGCGGGCGGTCTGCTGGAGTGGGCGGGGCTGGCCTGGGTGGGCCGGATCGTGCGAGGTGCGCATGCGTGCTGA
- a CDS encoding DUF4244 domain-containing protein, protein MTTSEYAVGTIAAVAFAAILYKVVTSDAVGGALQAVVERALDVPF, encoded by the coding sequence ATGACGACGTCCGAGTACGCGGTGGGCACGATCGCGGCGGTCGCGTTCGCGGCGATCTTGTACAAGGTGGTGACGAGCGATGCGGTCGGCGGTGCGCTGCAGGCGGTGGTGGAACGCGCGCTGGACGTCCCGTTCTGA
- a CDS encoding TadE family type IV pilus minor pilin, giving the protein MRSAVRCRRWWNARWTSRSDPGRAGARTDAGVVTAEAAVAVPALVFLALGLVWALMAAAAQIQCVDAARAGARAAARGEPPDDVRGAALAAAPRGADVAVARAGDLVRVRVRAAAPGPGSLSLDLGGEAVALVEETVR; this is encoded by the coding sequence ATGCGGTCGGCGGTGCGCTGCAGGCGGTGGTGGAACGCGCGCTGGACGTCCCGTTCTGACCCGGGCCGCGCCGGGGCGCGGACGGACGCGGGGGTCGTCACCGCGGAGGCGGCGGTGGCCGTTCCGGCTCTCGTGTTCCTCGCCCTCGGGCTGGTCTGGGCGTTGATGGCCGCGGCAGCCCAGATCCAGTGCGTGGACGCCGCCCGCGCGGGCGCGCGGGCGGCAGCCCGGGGCGAGCCCCCGGATGACGTGCGCGGGGCGGCACTGGCGGCGGCTCCGCGCGGGGCGGACGTGGCGGTGGCGCGGGCGGGCGATCTGGTGCGTGTACGGGTGCGGGCGGCGGCTCCCGGGCCGGGGTCGCTCTCCCTCGACCTCGGAGGGGAGGCGGTCGCCCTTGTGGAAGAGACCGTTCGATGA
- a CDS encoding ATP-binding protein yields the protein MPTVELRFSALPEHVRTARLVAAAVARRAGVDEAVLDEVRLAVGEACLRAVGLHQHNGLSGPVRVVLTEEEKKFSIEVGDDAPTVPGHVPAARSTAETHPDPDGDGNASGPGGDESDIDDEMGLAVISGLVDDVEVTAGESGGTIRMSWPAAPAAAGS from the coding sequence ATGCCCACCGTTGAATTGCGCTTCAGTGCCCTTCCCGAGCACGTCCGCACGGCCCGCCTGGTGGCGGCCGCGGTCGCGCGCCGGGCGGGTGTGGACGAGGCGGTGCTCGACGAGGTGCGCCTCGCCGTGGGCGAAGCCTGCCTGCGCGCCGTGGGGCTGCACCAGCACAACGGGCTCTCGGGTCCGGTGCGGGTGGTGCTCACCGAGGAGGAGAAGAAGTTCTCCATCGAGGTCGGCGACGACGCGCCGACCGTTCCCGGCCACGTGCCCGCCGCCCGCAGCACCGCCGAGACCCACCCCGACCCGGACGGCGACGGGAACGCGAGCGGCCCGGGCGGCGACGAGTCGGACATAGACGACGAGATGGGTCTCGCGGTCATCAGCGGGCTGGTCGACGACGTCGAAGTCACCGCGGGCGAGTCCGGCGGCACGATCCGGATGAGCTGGCCGGCCGCCCCCGCGGCAGCGGGCTCCTGA
- a CDS encoding Rv3654c family TadE-like protein has translation MWKRPFDDRGGATVWSALACFALCAVFAAALALGQAVHSRHRAGGAADLAALAAADRALLGEAAACAAARRVAAAQGARLLRCAVSGEVADVVASARTGRFTAEVRSRAGPAAPAGHAAGPAPGPRPGLR, from the coding sequence TTGTGGAAGAGACCGTTCGATGACCGGGGCGGGGCCACGGTGTGGTCGGCGCTGGCCTGCTTCGCGCTGTGCGCGGTGTTCGCCGCCGCGCTGGCTCTGGGGCAGGCGGTGCACTCCCGCCACCGCGCCGGCGGTGCCGCCGACCTGGCGGCGCTGGCGGCGGCGGACCGGGCGCTGCTCGGCGAGGCGGCGGCCTGCGCCGCGGCCCGCCGGGTGGCGGCGGCGCAGGGGGCCAGGCTGCTGCGGTGCGCCGTCTCCGGGGAGGTCGCGGACGTCGTGGCGTCGGCCCGTACCGGCCGCTTCACCGCCGAAGTCCGCTCCCGCGCCGGCCCGGCGGCCCCGGCCGGTCACGCGGCCGGTCCCGCACCCGGCCCGCGGCCGGGCTTGCGGTAG
- the bldG gene encoding anti-sigma factor antagonist BldG produces MDLSLSTRTVGDRTVVEVGGEIDVYTAPKLREQLVELVNDGSYHLVVDMERVDFLDSTGLGVLVGGLKRVRAHEGSLRLVCNQERILKIFRITGLTKVFPIHTSVDEAVAAKD; encoded by the coding sequence GTGGACCTGTCCCTGTCGACTCGTACCGTGGGCGACCGCACGGTCGTCGAAGTCGGTGGCGAGATTGATGTGTATACCGCCCCCAAGCTGCGTGAGCAGTTGGTCGAGCTGGTCAACGACGGCAGCTACCACCTGGTCGTCGACATGGAGCGCGTCGACTTCCTCGACTCCACCGGCCTGGGTGTCCTCGTCGGCGGACTGAAGCGGGTCCGGGCCCACGAGGGCTCGCTGCGCCTTGTCTGCAACCAGGAGCGCATTCTGAAGATCTTCCGTATCACGGGCCTGACCAAGGTGTTCCCCATCCACACCTCGGTCGACGAAGCCGTCGCCGCGAAGGACTGA
- a CDS encoding TadA family conjugal transfer-associated ATPase: protein MVEAVRRRLAESGGEPTPAGVAAALRREGRLLGDTEVLAIVGALRSEMVGSGPLEPLLAQPDVTDVLVTAPDEVWVDRGRGLERVDVRFADADAVRRLAQRLAAVAGRRLDDARPWVDARLPDGTRLHAVLPPVAVGSACLSLRVVRRRAFSLAELAAAGTVPPGGEGLLRGLLDARLSFLVSGGTGSGKTTLLSALLSLVRRDERIVLAEESAELRPDHPHVVRLEARPANQEGAGEVTLQDLVRQALRMRPDRLVVGEVRGREVVDLLAALNTGHEGGSGTVHANAAGDVPARLEALGAVAGLDRPALHSQLAAGVSVLLHLVRDRRGRRRIAEVHVLEQDAAGLVAAVPAAVWAADGFARRAGWPRLERLLARGGGAA, encoded by the coding sequence TTGGTCGAGGCGGTGCGGCGGCGCCTGGCGGAGAGCGGTGGGGAGCCGACGCCCGCCGGAGTGGCGGCCGCGCTGCGGCGGGAGGGGCGGCTGCTCGGCGACACCGAGGTGCTGGCGATCGTGGGCGCGCTGCGTTCGGAGATGGTCGGCAGCGGGCCGCTGGAGCCGCTGCTGGCCCAGCCGGACGTCACCGACGTGTTGGTCACCGCGCCGGACGAGGTGTGGGTGGACCGGGGCCGCGGCCTGGAGCGGGTCGACGTGCGGTTCGCGGACGCCGATGCCGTACGGCGGCTGGCGCAGCGCCTTGCCGCCGTCGCCGGGCGGCGGCTCGACGACGCCCGGCCGTGGGTCGACGCCCGGTTGCCCGACGGCACGCGGCTGCACGCGGTCCTGCCGCCGGTGGCGGTCGGGTCGGCCTGCCTGTCGCTTCGGGTGGTGCGGCGGCGGGCGTTCAGCCTCGCGGAGCTGGCCGCCGCGGGCACGGTGCCCCCGGGCGGCGAGGGGCTGCTGCGCGGACTCCTCGACGCCCGGCTGTCGTTCCTGGTGAGCGGCGGGACGGGCAGCGGCAAGACGACGTTGCTGAGTGCGCTGCTGTCGCTGGTGCGGCGGGACGAGCGGATCGTGCTGGCGGAGGAGTCGGCCGAGTTGCGGCCGGATCACCCCCACGTCGTACGCCTCGAAGCCCGCCCCGCGAACCAGGAGGGTGCCGGCGAGGTGACGTTGCAGGACCTCGTGCGGCAGGCGCTGCGGATGCGGCCCGACCGGCTGGTCGTGGGAGAGGTGCGGGGGCGCGAGGTGGTCGACCTCCTGGCCGCTCTGAACACCGGCCACGAAGGCGGCTCGGGGACCGTCCATGCGAATGCTGCCGGCGACGTGCCCGCGCGGCTTGAGGCGCTGGGTGCTGTCGCGGGACTCGACCGGCCCGCTCTGCACAGCCAGTTGGCCGCGGGGGTGTCGGTGCTGCTGCACCTGGTGCGCGATCGGCGGGGGCGCCGGCGGATCGCGGAGGTGCACGTACTGGAGCAGGATGCGGCGGGGCTGGTGGCGGCGGTGCCCGCGGCGGTGTGGGCGGCCGACGGGTTCGCCCGCAGGGCCGGGTGGCCCCGGTTGGAGCGGCTGCTGGCGCGGGGCGGGGGTGCGGCGTGA
- a CDS encoding aldo/keto reductase — MKYRTIGADPQNRREVSVLSLGAMLFGSRTDEETSFAILDRYVAAGGTFVDTSDNYAFWVDGSQGGQSESLLGRWRRSRGIGDEVVIATKLGARPLAPGTSYVDNAEGLSAEVIRQSAEESRQRLGVEKLDILYAHIDDMTVPQEETVEAFGALVAEGSVGLLGVSNQWVWRVERARVHAAASGLAGYELLQYHHTYLRRRTDRPSEIDPDGSPGGADGAMLSYLRHNPGLTLVAYSPLLAGGYVRADKPLGDELDHPGTPARLEALRAVAKEAGATVNQVVLSWLIGGEVPVIPLVGASSVAQLDESLAAVDLELTGDQRARLDAAG, encoded by the coding sequence ATGAAGTACCGCACGATCGGCGCCGACCCGCAGAACCGGCGCGAGGTCAGCGTGCTCAGCCTCGGGGCCATGCTGTTCGGCTCCAGGACCGACGAGGAGACCTCGTTCGCGATCCTCGACCGCTACGTGGCGGCGGGCGGCACGTTCGTCGACACGTCCGACAACTACGCGTTCTGGGTGGACGGTTCGCAGGGCGGCCAGAGCGAGAGCCTGCTCGGGCGGTGGCGGCGCAGCCGGGGGATCGGCGACGAGGTGGTCATCGCGACCAAGCTCGGTGCCCGGCCGCTCGCTCCCGGCACCTCGTACGTCGACAACGCCGAGGGCCTGTCGGCGGAGGTGATCCGGCAGTCCGCGGAAGAGAGCCGGCAGCGGCTCGGGGTGGAGAAGCTGGACATCCTGTACGCGCACATCGATGACATGACCGTCCCGCAGGAGGAGACCGTCGAGGCGTTCGGCGCGCTCGTGGCGGAGGGCTCCGTCGGGCTGCTGGGTGTCAGCAACCAGTGGGTCTGGCGGGTGGAGCGGGCCCGTGTGCACGCGGCGGCCTCCGGCCTCGCCGGGTACGAGCTGCTGCAGTACCACCACACCTACCTGCGCCGGCGCACCGACCGCCCCAGCGAGATCGACCCGGACGGCTCCCCGGGCGGCGCGGACGGCGCGATGCTCAGCTACCTGCGCCACAACCCCGGGCTCACGCTCGTCGCGTACTCGCCGCTGCTCGCCGGGGGCTACGTCCGCGCGGACAAGCCGCTCGGGGACGAGCTGGACCACCCGGGGACGCCGGCGCGGCTGGAGGCCCTGCGGGCGGTGGCGAAGGAGGCCGGGGCGACGGTCAACCAGGTGGTGCTGTCCTGGCTCATCGGCGGGGAGGTGCCGGTGATACCTCTGGTCGGCGCCTCGTCAGTGGCGCAACTGGACGAGAGCCTGGCCGCGGTGGACCTGGAGCTGACGGGGGACCAGCGGGCCCGCCTCGACGCCGCCGGCTGA
- a CDS encoding type II secretion system F family protein — MRMRAEFIHSLWTMLSMLAAAYCAADAALASWRARAWRRRLPAVLGPVAPPVRPEPVARPGGGQEPAVARLRAAVVRWGPGLLAGAAVLIFVGGAVGAVAGLAAAYGIRRWQRRTAAVARRDAGIRTGPDLALAADLLAACLAAGAGPREAAAEVGRSLGGPVGTRVAQGAAELRLGAAPHAAWAPLAELPGAARLAGWLEQADHTGVPVVDAVSRLAAECRAEETRAAAARARRAGVKVAGPLGLCFLPAFLAVGVAPVVMGLAAQLLGGSR, encoded by the coding sequence GTGCGCATGCGTGCTGAGTTCATCCACAGCCTGTGGACAATGCTTTCGATGCTGGCCGCCGCGTACTGCGCGGCGGACGCGGCCCTCGCGTCCTGGCGGGCCCGCGCCTGGCGGCGCCGGCTCCCCGCCGTGCTGGGCCCGGTGGCGCCGCCCGTGCGCCCGGAGCCGGTCGCGCGGCCCGGCGGCGGGCAGGAGCCGGCCGTGGCGCGGCTCCGGGCAGCGGTGGTGCGGTGGGGTCCCGGGCTGCTCGCGGGGGCCGCGGTGCTCATCTTCGTCGGCGGGGCGGTCGGCGCGGTGGCGGGACTCGCCGCCGCGTACGGCATACGGCGGTGGCAGCGCCGCACGGCCGCCGTCGCACGCCGCGACGCCGGCATACGGACCGGCCCCGACCTCGCCCTGGCCGCCGACCTCCTCGCCGCCTGCCTCGCGGCCGGCGCGGGTCCGCGGGAGGCCGCCGCCGAGGTGGGCCGCTCGCTGGGCGGACCGGTCGGGACACGGGTCGCGCAGGGCGCGGCGGAGTTGCGCCTCGGCGCCGCCCCGCACGCGGCCTGGGCGCCCCTCGCGGAACTCCCGGGCGCGGCACGGCTGGCCGGCTGGCTGGAGCAGGCGGACCACACGGGCGTACCGGTGGTCGACGCGGTCTCCCGGCTGGCGGCCGAGTGCCGGGCGGAGGAGACCCGCGCCGCCGCGGCCCGGGCCCGCCGGGCGGGCGTCAAGGTGGCGGGCCCGCTGGGGCTGTGCTTCCTGCCCGCGTTCCTGGCGGTCGGGGTGGCGCCGGTGGTGATGGGCCTGGCGGCGCAGTTGCTGGGCGGCAGTCGATGA
- a CDS encoding HAD family hydrolase, which yields MLALVENHSLPRTAAFFDLDKTVIAKSSTLTFSRSFYHGGLINRRAVLRSAYSQFIYLLGGADHEQTERMRAYLSNLCRGWNVAQVSDIVAETLHDLIDPIIYDEAASLIEDHHLAGRDVVIVSSSGAEVVEPIGELLGADRAIATRMVVEDGRYTGEIDYYAYGPAKAEAVRELADAEGYDLARSYAYSDSITDVPLLETVGHPYAVNPDRALRREAEQRDWPVLSFARPVRLKQRLPQFSLPSRPVLAAAAAGLAAATAAGVVWYAYRRRLQAA from the coding sequence ATGCTCGCACTCGTGGAAAACCACTCGTTGCCCAGGACGGCCGCCTTCTTCGATCTGGACAAGACGGTCATTGCGAAGTCGAGCACCCTGACCTTCAGCCGGTCCTTCTACCACGGTGGGCTGATCAACCGGAGGGCTGTGCTCCGATCCGCCTACTCGCAGTTCATCTACCTCCTGGGCGGGGCCGACCACGAGCAGACCGAGCGCATGCGCGCCTACCTCTCCAACCTCTGCCGCGGCTGGAACGTGGCCCAGGTGAGCGACATCGTGGCCGAGACCCTCCACGACCTCATCGACCCGATCATCTACGACGAGGCCGCCTCCCTCATCGAGGACCACCACCTCGCCGGCCGCGACGTCGTCATCGTCAGCAGCTCGGGTGCCGAGGTCGTCGAGCCCATCGGCGAGCTGCTCGGCGCGGACCGCGCGATCGCCACCCGCATGGTCGTCGAGGACGGCCGCTACACCGGCGAGATCGACTACTACGCCTACGGGCCCGCCAAGGCGGAGGCCGTACGCGAGCTGGCCGACGCCGAGGGCTACGACCTCGCGCGCTCGTACGCGTACAGCGACTCGATCACGGACGTACCCCTCCTGGAGACCGTCGGCCACCCCTACGCCGTCAACCCCGACCGGGCGCTGCGCCGCGAGGCGGAGCAGCGCGACTGGCCGGTGCTGTCGTTCGCCCGTCCCGTACGGCTGAAGCAGCGGCTGCCGCAGTTCTCGCTGCCCTCCCGGCCGGTGCTCGCCGCGGCCGCCGCGGGGCTGGCGGCGGCGACCGCGGCGGGGGTCGTCTGGTACGCGTACCGCCGCCGCCTCCAGGCCGCCTGA